One Monomorium pharaonis isolate MP-MQ-018 chromosome 4, ASM1337386v2, whole genome shotgun sequence DNA segment encodes these proteins:
- the LOC118645095 gene encoding trypsin-1-like, producing MYLKAVVFFALAAVAVAERPRVGLRMPQILPPFKRSYSPQVVGGNEAPVGGYPFIVSLQLFSDHFCAGSILNERWIVTAAHCVDAVSPSLITVKAGKHNVNARENTEQEVSVVRGIIHENYGGGVGPYDIGLLQLASPLKFNDRVKPINLPARGSDPGKNEKGLLSGWGSTSTSRVPVYPDKLQHVEVDYVDRATCHKAVLDLTGSSPVHETNVCSGPLTGGISACSGDSGGPLISVRPGQGPELTGIVSWGIIPCGTKGAPSVYARVSLFIDWINQKTGNN from the exons ATGTATCTTAAAGCAGTCGTGTTCTTTGCTCTCGCAGCGGTAGCGGTCGCCG agagGCCCCGAGTCGGTCTTCGGATGCCGCAGATCTTGCCGCCTTTTAAGCGCTCGTACTCGCCTCAAGTGGTCGGAGGTAACGAAGCTCCGGTAGGAGGTTACCCGTTCATAGTTTCCCTTCAACTATTCTCCGATCATTTCTGCGCCGGATCCATCTTGAACGAGCGATGGATTGTAACAGCAGCACACTGCGTTGATGCAGTTTCTCCTAGCCTTATTACCGTTAAGGCTGGCAAGCATAATGTTAATGCTCGAGAGAATACTGAACAAGAGGTCTCAGTGGTACGAGGTATCATACATGAAAATTATGGAGG TGGCGTCGGTCCATATGACATTGGTTTACTTCAGCTTGCGTCTCCATTGAAGTTTAATGATAGAGTAAAGCCCATCAATTTGCCAGCACGAGGAAGTGACCCAGGCAAAAATGAAAAGGGACTGCTTTCTGGATGGGGCTCCACTTCGACTTCTCGTGTCCCAGTATATCCTGATAAACTTCAGCATGTTGAAGTAGATTACGTCGACCGTGCTACTTGCCACAAAGCCGTATTGGATTTGACCGGATCTTCTCCCGTTCACGAAACCAATGTCTGCTCTGGTCCATTGACAGGTGGAATCTCCGCATGCAGC ggTGATTCCGGTGGTCCTCTAATCTCTGTGCGTCCAGGACAAGGACCAGAGCTCACTGGAATAGTATCTTGGGGTATTATTCCATGCGGCACTAAAGGTGCGCCATCCGTATATGCCAGAGTATCCCTGTTCATCGATTGGATTAATCAGAAAACcggtaataattaa